From Methylopila sp. M107, a single genomic window includes:
- a CDS encoding aminoglycoside phosphotransferase family protein translates to MSLNGWPAGGGQDGDVRPGDLWSGPGAAGAIAATGVELGRGEKGVIYGLPGGKVAKVFLDDAPDAHLEQEFRGAAAARSHGVPTWTVERLSVEGPERFIVGSFEPGVPLASLLRARPHAAAGLMRRLAAVHADIHRVPAQPHRRWRLPLGPDPTAVLRPFLPRSTIERLAEIIRGSEVGFGHGDLAPANVHCRDGELVVLDWGRSGRGPMTADVAQTCMTVLSARFGATTPAWLHLRYRRALVDAYVAAYTAASGRSAFEIRIWTAIAMVRNGARMPPGRRKAAVESEARRCARGLAA, encoded by the coding sequence TTGAGTTTGAACGGCTGGCCGGCTGGCGGGGGGCAGGACGGCGATGTCCGGCCCGGCGATCTGTGGTCCGGGCCGGGCGCGGCCGGCGCGATCGCCGCGACCGGCGTGGAGCTCGGCCGCGGCGAAAAGGGCGTGATCTACGGGCTCCCTGGCGGGAAGGTCGCCAAGGTGTTTCTGGACGACGCGCCCGACGCCCATCTCGAACAGGAGTTTCGGGGCGCGGCCGCGGCGCGGTCCCATGGCGTGCCCACCTGGACGGTCGAGCGGCTGTCGGTCGAGGGGCCTGAGCGCTTCATCGTCGGCTCGTTCGAACCCGGCGTCCCGCTCGCGTCGCTGCTGCGCGCGCGCCCGCACGCCGCCGCCGGGCTGATGCGCCGCCTCGCGGCCGTGCACGCCGACATCCACCGGGTTCCCGCACAACCCCACAGGCGCTGGCGGCTTCCCCTCGGTCCGGACCCCACCGCCGTGCTGCGGCCCTTCCTGCCGCGCTCGACGATCGAGCGGCTGGCCGAAATCATCAGGGGATCGGAGGTCGGTTTCGGCCATGGCGACCTCGCGCCCGCGAACGTGCATTGCCGCGACGGCGAGCTGGTGGTGCTCGACTGGGGACGCTCCGGCCGCGGACCCATGACCGCGGACGTCGCCCAGACCTGCATGACGGTGCTGTCGGCGCGGTTCGGCGCGACGACGCCGGCCTGGCTGCACCTGCGCTACCGGCGGGCGCTGGTCGACGCCTATGTCGCGGCCTACACGGCCGCCAGCGGGCGGTCGGCGTTCGAGATCCGGATCTGGACCGCGATCGCGATGGTGCGCAACGGCGCCCGGATGCCCCCCGGCCGACGCAAGGCCGCGGTCGAGAGCGAAGCCCGCCGCTGCGCGCGCGGCCTCGCCGCCTGA